DNA sequence from the Euwallacea fornicatus isolate EFF26 chromosome 15, ASM4011564v1, whole genome shotgun sequence genome:
TGACCGGCTTTTTCGCGAAACTCTgcataaaaaactttttttaaatcaaattcgaAACTCAGTGAACACAATGCAATTTCGTATTACAAATACGTATTTATAGAATATATGGCATGATTTAAATCGGCGTAATTCCACTGCGGAAATTAGTATCTTATTCTCGGTGATACTCTAGGACATTTATATATCGTTATTACTTTCAGAACATAAAATCTACTCCTGAGAAACGAGTCAGCAACCACTTggcaaaattttctttgaaaggtTTAGCAGTAAAAGGACGCATTTTGTCCGATCAATCGATAGTTGCCTCAGTGCTATTGGTTAATTGCCTTCTAGACGACATGCGTAGGGACCGAGAAGGTAAACTTAATAGGCTAATTGAGCggtgagtttttttccatttctgtCACCTATTCATTTCTAAATTGGTTATAACCGTAGCTCTGCAATTGAAGACACTTCCTCTCAAACTTCCATAGACTCCACAGCTCCTCCACGGAGCATGATTGACGTTACCTACCAACAAACTGGTAACGATATATTTGCCGATGTTCGCGTTTTTAGTTTTACCTTGATCCTCAACGTCGAATACCTGATGAAAATCGCTGAGTTCTTTTCAAATCCTGCTGACAAAGCCACCGCCGCACTTGGACGTAAAACTGCAGCCAAAAATACTGCGATTACAAGTAAGACCACCACAAATAATCTCCCTCATAATTCGTTGATTTTTGCTTTAGCTTCACAGAAATCTGCAATGATTAAAGCCCCACAGGCTGTGGAGAATAAATCCGTCCAGATGACTCTGAATTTTAAAGTTGAACAGCCTGATATAATCCTGGTTGAAAATATGGATAGCATGGACACCCAGGCTATGATTTTGAACAGTGAAATTATCGTTAAGCTGCGCATTAACGGAGACCATCAAGTAATCAATGGGTCAATTAGGGATTTGCAACTGTATACTTGTAACTATAACCCTGCAAGAAGAGCTGAAACCAAGGTTGTTTACGTGATTTTGAGATAAACtataattttgagaaaaatgtttcttaggGTAATGTGCTGCACCCAGTTACGATAAGCCTGGCAGGAAGTACTCCCGAGGGCAAAGGACTGCACGTGGAGCTGCTGGTTGAACAGGTGGTTCTCCGAGTGTCCCCGGCGTGTATTGAACTATTGAACCGAGTTTTAATCACGATGTCCAAAAGCCCTGCGTCAGAAAATTCGGGAGAGGAGGAACAATTTACTTTCCAGTCTCTGTGGGATCAAAAGTGCTTTCAAGATAACGAGTTCTGGTTCTTAAAAGGAGACGATGCTATCGATGCCTCCAAGGATTTATTTTGCGAGCAGAATTCAACAAAACCCGCTCTACAAGAATTATGTATTATTTCAATGCCTTCTATTGTGGTCACTATGGAGGCGGGCGTAGCCAACAAAACTCTGCCTTTCTTGTTATTTGAAACATCTTTGAGAGGCCGCGCTAAGAATTGGAGCTCCCAATTGggtaatttttaagttagaaTTGTATTAggttattataattattcaaCAGGGGTGGATGCCTCTCTAACTCTTCTCATGGGTTACTACAATAGTCGTCTAGCTCTGTGGGAACCGCTAATCGAACCGGTAGAGAAGAGACATGGTGAACGATCAGTATTTGAGCCTTGGGAGCTAAAATTGGAGTTGTCTATGAACGAACCAGATGACACGTTGAATTTTACTAGCCCGATTTCTGAAAAGGGGGAGGAGGTGATATTAACCTGATATTGAAGATAATAAAACACAACAATATTCTTCGCAAGTATAGGTGGATGTTTTAAGTAATCAGCCTCCAGTGATGAGTGTAGACGTGACTTCAGAGAAGTCCCTGGAACTGACGGTAACTAAATCGTGCCTGGAGGTGCTCAGTAACTTGGGCAAGGCTTTTGCTTCAGCCATGAAATCAGAGAAAATGGTATCAACTGACGTTTTGGCTCCTTACAGGTGATTATTCTAGACATTTTGTAGAGCCATTAATTTTggttaagtactattttagaAATAGCACcgaaaaaaccttttatttaTGATCTACAGAATAAAGTACttattagataaaaatatgttcACAGAGTCCTCAATGAATTAGGCGAGGATATAACTTTGCTTTTGGAAGAGAGCTCTTTCAAAATTGCAGAGGGAGGTTCCTTGGAAGATATCAACAAATCAGCTGCCGTTCCGCTAGTGCTCAAAACTACCCAGCTCGCCACTATTCAATTAGGTATCATTATTTCtttaccgttttttttttggtttaccTCATAACCAGCTCCTAGGAAAGGAACTGATTAGGAACGAGCAGGAAACAAACCACTTCCTGCATGTAAGAGTGGACAAAACAAACTGCCAGCTCAGCCTGCCAGTAATCAGGGCTGATAAACGCTTCTTCATGTTAAACTACGCCAAGGATGGCAATAATTGGGGGTTAATTTCCGACGTCAAAGTCAGTGAAGGGGTTACTTCGGTTACCATTAGGAGTATTTTGCAAGTCTGTACTTACATAATCATTGTTAaattatcaaagaaaaatttttcccGAAGGTTCACAACCATTTTTCGATCCCTTTGGATGTGTATTATATGACCGCTAGGGGAAATGAATTAGAACTAATCGGTGCAGTAGAGCCTAACGCTACCTTAAATTTACCACTTAAAGCCGTCTACACTCCTACTAGTGAATTGTTCTTTGGCGTATCTGGCTATTGCGTTACTACACTTCCTTACATATGGAGGGAATTGCAAACTAATATGAGCATGGTTAAAGTACTGCAATGTCCAGTGGTTCAGGAAAACGCTGAGAGTGGGAAAAGCCCGTTTTTAGTAAAGGCAGTTGGGGAAATGTTGCAAGTAAGTTCTGTGATTCATTGGAGattgacaatttaaatttttttcaaaaggtttATTACGAGAATACCACACGACACACCATGGCGAGTACATGCTACAACATTCACTTGAGGCCTGCggctattttcaaaaatttcctacCTTTGCCCATCATTGTCTGCGTGGATGAATTGGCCGAGGAAGTTGAGGTAAATATCTTCTGTGAAGTACCAAAATTAAGTGCTTAACTACTATTCAAATTAGGTGAAAGTAGGGGATACTTTGCAACTGCCTAACGTAAATCCTGGCAAAAGTGTGCTCGTAATAAGGGTAAGttcttttataaaattttaaagcgaattattaatttttgaattagcTCCCTGACTACTTAGAAAAAGAATGGTCATGTCGTAAAGAAACTGAACTAACCCCTGAAGAGTTTCAAGTGTGGACATTCGATAGTTATGATAGTTCCATAAAAATGTCCCTCGATCTGGGAATGCACACAATCGACAAGGAGGGCTCATTTATCTATTCTTTATATTGCCCATTCTGGATGCTAAACAAAACGGGATTAATGATCGGTTACAGGGTGAGTTAAACTACGATtcactagattttttttaagtcccTAGCCCAAAGTGTAGTATTTTGCTTGTTAAAAGGTTTATGTGGAGtgattttttcagaaatccAAAAAAACAGAGAAGAATGAGGCCATAGGGAGTCCCTCAAAGGTATCTGCGCAAATCTCAAGCAGTGGCcaatttttcactttctttttttgcatTCAAGCATGCTGTCAGATTTTTGTTTCTCTTTTCAGCAGGGTTTTGGAGATCACCACAGCATAATCGCTCTATGATTTGTTTAGATTTTGCCTTGACTTACATCATGCATGCCttatatgttattttaaatatacaagtaaataacaaattgtttttttcaaaagtaaaatttaaaacactgCTTACTTACATATTTCTTTCAAGTGTGCAACAATtccaaacttcaaaaatatttgcagagCTCTGATGAAAACCTGAACGTTCTACATCATCCTGCGGACTTTCCAGGGCCGATCCTCTTTTCGTTCAATCCTCGAAACTTCTTCGGAAAAAAAAAGGCGTCCATAAGGGTTGAATCCGGTGAATGGTCCGATAAGTTCTCTTTAGACGTTGCCGGGTCCTCTGGGGTGGTCCAATGCAAGACGGGTGACCAGATATACCAGGTGAGCTGCAGTCTGTACGAAATTATAGctataacaacaataatatgtTAAAGATCGGCGTACATAATCAACTGACTTACAATAATCTCACCAAACAAGTAACTTTCACTCCGTACTTCGTAATTATAAATGATGCTCCTTATGCTATTGAGTGCCAGGAAAGCGATAGGCCTGCAGATCACTGGACCACGGTCCAACCAAAATCTTGTTCTGGTACGTtatcattattaataataattgtatcaCAATTTGTGTTTCTCTTCAAATTTAGCTTTGTGGCCGAAAAGTGAAATGTCGGACAAATTGCTTAAACTTCGGATTGCTGGTACCCACGAAATAAGCGCACCATTCTTATACACGGAGAGTCAAACTACTctacttaaattaaataataaggtTGGTCATTTAAAGTTGAGTAAAGACAGCATAAATTTGAGCAATCTTTGTTGAAGTATGGAGGTGTCAACGTGGATATTCAAATCAATGAAGGGGCCACCTACATCAGTTTCGCAGCGTACACCCTGGGGTGTGCCCCTGCTTTAATTATAAACCACACTTCTCAAGATTTTAAATTCTGGGAAAAAGAGTTAATTCAAATCAGGTAATAGCTGAAAATAGATCcggtttgttcaaatcatgctCTATACATGTGCTTTTTGCTAGAACTATTAAACCGAAGAGTTTGATTCTTTACACCTGGGAAAATCCCTCGGGACCTAGAAAGCTGGTGTGGGAAAAGgggcaaaaaattgaaatcgaaAATGACTTGAGGAAGGATGGCTGCGGAAACTTCCATGTGGATGAGAAAGAGGtgttttggtaaattttcaaatacaatttttgagTTCTCGCGCTACTCAAGTGAACACAGGTCTTCGTTCTTGGACGGTATGCAACGCGTGTTGCTCTTCACCGAATGTAGAAATTTGGCCGAAAGTGCCACCAACGTGTTTGAGATTATACAGCAAGAAATAACGGTTTCTCTACACGGCTTTGGGTTGTCTTTGGTGAACAATTTGACCCGGCAAGAGATTGTGTATATCGGAATCGCTAGCAGTGGAGTGATTTGGGAAACTTGCAAACTAAATAGAAAGCGATATAAGCCAttaggtaattttattttgcccatttttcttttatttactttGTCACTTTACAGCCACAAAGGAGTCTACACACATAGAAAATGCCTTTCAGCATTACTTGGCCCAGCGGGCTAATTCCGATACCTCACTTTCTGGTCCTGTACTAATTGACAACAAAATTGAAGTCGATTTTGATCTGCAGCAAATGTATAAGCCGAAGAAGCGAAATATCAGGTTTAGTCCCTTTATTTGAGAAGGTGTGgcggttttaaattttgatttgcagGAGGACATTCCAAACAGGAGTGTGGATCAACATGAAGACTAGCCCGAGCCAATTGCAATTGCACGCCAAAATTAACAGAGTCCAGATCGATAATCAAATGTACGATTGCATTTTCCCCGTAGTTTTAGCACCGGTACCTCCACCGAAGAGTGTGGCTGCTGACAGCGGTAAGACACCGCTCTTCTCACAATTCTGTTCTTCCTTCATACGCTTTCTAGGCATTAAACCCTTCGTGGAAGTGAGTATAGTGCAACTACTAGTCAAAAACAGTCAAATCCGGCAGTTTAAGTACTTTAAAGTACTGGTTCAAGAGTTCCACATCAAGGTGGATCTTGGGTTTGTTAATGCCGTCGTGGATATGATGCAGCAGAGCGAGAATTCTGACGACGAAGACGTATggaatgtgtgttttaatgtAGCAAAGCGTCATGATGATGTTTTAGAGGCAGTTGTTCATCAAAGATGTGCATCTGGTTGAGGAACCACTATATTTGCATGCTTCAAGTCAAGCCTTGCAAGGCCAGAAAAGCTTCTACGATTTGCTGCATTTTTCACCATTGAAAATTCACGTGTCGTTCTCGATGGCGGCAGGAACGTCCGCAGGCCAGAGCGCTTCGACACCTAACTTCCTCAATGTGCTCCTGCAAGGAGTCGGAGTCACTTTGACCGATTTGCAGGACGTAATTTTCAAGTACATATTTAACTGTTTGGTTTCAATTGTCTAATACAaactttatttgtttttcagaTTGTCATTCTTCGAACGAGACTACATATTTCTGAACCAAAAACAATTAGTCAACGAAGCGACGAATCACTACGTAGGCCAGTTAATCAAACAGCTCTACGTCCTCGTTCTGGGTTTGGACGTGATTGGAAATCCTTACGGTCTAGTCATTGGTATAACCAAAGGTGTAGAAGACTTGTTCTACGAGCCGTTCCAAGGTGCCATCCAAGGGCCCAGCGAGTTCGCAGAAGGATTGGCATTAGGTCAGAGTtctttatagaattttttcttaGTAATATTGGATTTATAGGGGTGAGAAGTTTATTCGGTCACACTGTGGGAGGAGTCATGGGAGCAGCGACGAGAATTACGGGGGCCATGGGTAAAGGCATTGCAGCTCTAACATTCGACGACGATTTCCAGCGTAAGCGGCGAGATCAGATGAATAAAAAACCAGCGACGGTACACGAAGGCATCGCTCGTAGCGGAAAGGGATTAGTGATGGTAAAAAAAACGCATTCcacaaaattaattgttattttcctCACTGCGCCTATAATCTTTGTTTTAGGGTGTGTTTGACGGTGTTACTGGCGTGTTTACAAAACCAGTAAGCGGTGCTAAAGAACAGGGAGTTGAAGGGTTCTTCAAAGGCCTGGGAAAAGGAGCTGTGGGACTAGTCACAAGGCCTGCTGCTGGTTTAGTGGATTTCGCCAGCGGGTCTTTAGACGTTGTAAAAAGGGTGACAGAAGTAGGGGAGGACACCTTAAAATTGAGACCGCCTCGCTTTCTACAAGCAGACGGCTTGGTCAGACCCTATAACTCCATTGAAGCCGAAGGAAATAAATTACTGTCTGAATTAAGCAAGGGCAAATATGCCGCCACTGATGTATACGTGTACCATCGAGTGATAATAGAGAAGAAAGAAATAGTTCTGTTAACAGATAAAAGGTTGGCCTATATGATTCACAACGATTTATTCGGCGGGTGGCAGGTAAGATTCTTCAATGacccatttttaaaatggaaagacTCTACGTTAAATTCTTCCAGATTGACTGGTCCTATACGTGGTCCGAATTAATGCACCCTGCCAAAGTTTCTCCCAAGGGGGTGACATTGACTACCTCAGAGggcaaaaagaagaaattgttCGGATCTAATGATACCATGAAGACGATTATTATCGCCGATCCAGCTGTCAGGGACGaactttgcaaaaaaatcgaagagttgaGAAGTGCGTAATGCAACTTTATAAGAGAAGGAATTA
Encoded proteins:
- the Vps13 gene encoding intermembrane lipid transfer protein Vps13 isoform X1 is translated as MVFESVISQILNKALGEFVENLDGNQLNIGIWGGDVNLKDLVLKSSALESLDLPIQTVYGKIGNLVLKVPWTSIYTKPTIIMIEDVYLLAEPNQQVAYDAQKEDKRLIEAKQKEIEKVENAKKAEKDKHIAPGDPTLVQKVIQQVIKNAQVYIKNIHIRYEDKVTHPGKPFAIGVTLAELIVESTDAKWKKAIVEEVDKIYKIVHLECLAVYWNCNTTIYSTMNPTALVAQMKKDIASKDNSLSNYTYILGPVTAGARLRMNQKPMSDPKPYTIPIYHLNLDMGRLFIGISKAQYRDIIALADSMDRMAKGVIYRKYRPNVPYKGHSKQWWQFAYKCVLEGEVRRVHNNWNWQHMLEHRKMGREYGNLLRKNIKNSCSPSEKVRLDECERKLDITSIVIIRQRLELETEKLQELQKVDNKGWFSGWFGGSKSKSNLQEIEKSSNLLKQFEKEMTPEEKARLYKAIDYQENAPAAVFPEEFIDKSLSFLLRSLEVELRDDDHPVKSVVLSTLTGVKVKLDTRAAASSLKVQIAIDHLKCDGLKEDDFNPVLIAPMDREIKGIKSLLDVTFETNPLDKMCDQRVHIVSKPLRIIYDSGTVNKALDIFKIPPDTSLNQISAAASSKLTNVKEMTSTGLQYAIEQHTRLDIDITLHAPHIIIPYGGKFEELQNVLVVDLGQIRIYSSGHRSSIMEVRQLYKEGLAQDKIFEKMKLHSYDHFKVELSDFQVLVAQGKENWQQYIEHSASTEMHLLRPFSLSIEYAKCLISDDPRLPQQKITCKLPTIDVSISDARLMLLVALLTSIPLPENDEPPVEPLKKNKITASTNSLLKWQEKLSTAKIPLRQEQQELTQFQLMEVTVQLSEISVVINQQENLKSAIQELATFKITTLSAELLQRTSDLTVNLLLGSVKLTQTRQDKVIDIINTPKAADDQCLFKVTFTQADPKCPDFHTVYHSCETSLGIDFSVLNFVLHQEGLLSLIAFAQSVMVTINDITATKHTKGVRASRGVKIMDRLPSISELSDSIKIDKKPNQVKKKQGTVVESIKFKITAQIKEVTLTIATDALNITSFSVRGMDADVAVKATYTQIVTKLHDLVIIDLNPATKHNLILTTEDENALAARVVLNNLEGESQEPDIDVDLKMGGSKIVFVNWFVVNLLNFLNQFQTAQQAIMEASLSAAQKAKENAKEMYQKATKIALNIRLRAPKLFIPVSSQSMDALLLDLGVISIKNKFLVLDVKNEEGFSAVVDDMKVTLTNLKQSKVKVDPKENILDEWNMLKPIDFEIRIKRNLSAGWYKAIPDVDISGRINLIDLHISQADYCMIMSVLNGNLQEGKVEMDSNEEIKKNSSHTPLVASATLESGTRESGTDVVAETKTQVSIFLKFSFAMEELILNMYSGGFKSNIKSTPEKRVSNHLAKFSLKGLAVKGRILSDQSIVASVLLVNCLLDDMRRDREGKLNRLIERSAIEDTSSQTSIDSTAPPRSMIDVTYQQTGNDIFADVRVFSFTLILNVEYLMKIAEFFSNPADKATAALGRKTAAKNTAITTSQKSAMIKAPQAVENKSVQMTLNFKVEQPDIILVENMDSMDTQAMILNSEIIVKLRINGDHQVINGSIRDLQLYTCNYNPARRAETKGNVLHPVTISLAGSTPEGKGLHVELLVEQVVLRVSPACIELLNRVLITMSKSPASENSGEEEQFTFQSLWDQKCFQDNEFWFLKGDDAIDASKDLFCEQNSTKPALQELCIISMPSIVVTMEAGVANKTLPFLLFETSLRGRAKNWSSQLGVDASLTLLMGYYNSRLALWEPLIEPVEKRHGERSVFEPWELKLELSMNEPDDTLNFTSPISEKGEEVDVLSNQPPVMSVDVTSEKSLELTVTKSCLEVLSNLGKAFASAMKSEKMVSTDVLAPYRVLNELGEDITLLLEESSFKIAEGGSLEDINKSAAVPLVLKTTQLATIQLGKELIRNEQETNHFLHVRVDKTNCQLSLPVIRADKRFFMLNYAKDGNNWGLISDVKVSEGVTSVTIRSILQVHNHFSIPLDVYYMTARGNELELIGAVEPNATLNLPLKAVYTPTSELFFGVSGYCVTTLPYIWRELQTNMSMVKVLQCPVVQENAESGKSPFLVKAVGEMLQVYYENTTRHTMASTCYNIHLRPAAIFKNFLPLPIIVCVDELAEEVEVKVGDTLQLPNVNPGKSVLVIRLPDYLEKEWSCRKETELTPEEFQVWTFDSYDSSIKMSLDLGMHTIDKEGSFIYSLYCPFWMLNKTGLMIGYRKSKKTEKNEAIGSPSKSSDENLNVLHHPADFPGPILFSFNPRNFFGKKKASIRVESGEWSDKFSLDVAGSSGVVQCKTGDQIYQIGVHNQLTYNNLTKQVTFTPYFVIINDAPYAIECQESDRPADHWTTVQPKSCSALWPKSEMSDKLLKLRIAGTHEISAPFLYTESQTTLLKLNNKYGGVNVDIQINEGATYISFAAYTLGCAPALIINHTSQDFKFWEKELIQIRTIKPKSLILYTWENPSGPRKLVWEKGQKIEIENDLRKDGCGNFHVDEKEVFWSSFLDGMQRVLLFTECRNLAESATNVFEIIQQEITVSLHGFGLSLVNNLTRQEIVYIGIASSGVIWETCKLNRKRYKPLATKESTHIENAFQHYLAQRANSDTSLSGPVLIDNKIEVDFDLQQMYKPKKRNIRRTFQTGVWINMKTSPSQLQLHAKINRVQIDNQMYDCIFPVVLAPVPPPKSVAADSGIKPFVEVSIVQLLVKNSQIRQFKYFKVLVQEFHIKVDLGFVNAVVDMMQQSENSDDEDRQLFIKDVHLVEEPLYLHASSQALQGQKSFYDLLHFSPLKIHVSFSMAAGTSAGQSASTPNFLNVLLQGVGVTLTDLQDVIFKLSFFERDYIFLNQKQLVNEATNHYVGQLIKQLYVLVLGLDVIGNPYGLVIGITKGVEDLFYEPFQGAIQGPSEFAEGLALGVRSLFGHTVGGVMGAATRITGAMGKGIAALTFDDDFQRKRRDQMNKKPATVHEGIARSGKGLVMGVFDGVTGVFTKPVSGAKEQGVEGFFKGLGKGAVGLVTRPAAGLVDFASGSLDVVKRVTEVGEDTLKLRPPRFLQADGLVRPYNSIEAEGNKLLSELSKGKYAATDVYVYHRVIIEKKEIVLLTDKRLAYMIHNDLFGGWQIDWSYTWSELMHPAKVSPKGVTLTTSEGKKKKLFGSNDTMKTIIIADPAVRDELCKKIEELRSA
- the Vps13 gene encoding intermembrane lipid transfer protein Vps13 isoform X2, giving the protein MVFESVISQILNKALGEFVENLDGNQLNIGIWGGDVNLKDLVLKSSALESLDLPIQTVYGKIGNLVLKVPWTSIYTKPTIIMIEDVYLLAEPNQQVAYDAQKEDKRLIEAKQKEIEKVENAKKAEKDKHIAPGDPTLVQKVIQQVIKNAQVYIKNIHIRYEDKVTHPGKPFAIGVTLAELIVESTDAKWKKAIVEEVDKIYKIVHLECLAVYWNCNTTIYSTMNPTALVAQMKKDIASKDNSLSNYTYILGPVTAGARLRMNQKPMSDPKPYTIPIYHLNLDMGRLFIGISKAQYRDIIALADSMDRMAKGVIYRKYRPNVPYKGHSKQWWQFAYKCVLEGEVRRVHNNWNWQHMLEHRKMGREYGNLLRKNIKNSCSPSEKVRLDECERKLDITSIVIIRQRLELETEKLQELQKVDNKGWFSGWFGGSKSKSNLQEIEKSSNLLKQFEKEMTPEEKARLYKAIDYQENAPAAVFPEEFIDKSLSFLLRSLEVELRDDDHPVKSVVLSTLTGVKVKLDTRAAASSLKVQIAIDHLKCDGLKEDDFNPVLIAPMDREIKGIKSLLDVTFETNPLDKMCDQRVHIVSKPLRIIYDSGTVNKALDIFKIPPDTSLNQISAAASSKLTNVKEMTSTGLQYAIEQHTRLDIDITLHAPHIIIPYGGKFEELQNVLVVDLGQIRIYSSGHRSSIMEVRQLYKEGLAQDKIFEKMKLHSYDHFKVELSDFQVLVAQGKENWQQYIEHSASTEMHLLRPFSLSIEYAKCLISDDPRLPQQKITCKLPTIDVSISDARLMLLVALLTSIPLPENDEPPVEPLKKNKITASTNSLLKWQEKLSTAKIPLRQEQQELTQFQLMEVTVQLSEISVVINQQENLKSAIQELATFKITTLSAELLQRTSDLTVNLLLGSVKLTQTRQDKVIDIINTPKAADDQCLFKVTFTQADPKCPDFHTVYHSCETSLGIDFSVLNFVLHQEGLLSLIAFAQSVMVTINDITATKHTKGVRASRGVKIMDRLPSISELSDSIKIDKKPNQVKKKQGTVVESIKFKITAQIKEVTLTIATDALNITSFSVRGMDADVAVKATYTQIVTKLHDLVIIDLNPATKHNLILTTEDENALAARVVLNNLEGESQEPDIDVDLKMGGSKIVFVNWFVVNLLNFLNQFQTAQQAIMEASLSAAQKAKENAKEMYQKATKIALNIRLRAPKLFIPVSSQSMDALLLDLGVISIKNKFLVLDVKNEEGFSAVVDDMKVTLTNLKQSKVKVDPKENILDEWNMLKPIDFEIRIKRNLSAGWYKAIPDVDISGRINLIDLHISQADYCMIMSVLNGNLQEGKVEMDSNEEIKKNSSHTPLVASATLESGTRESGTDVVAETKTQVSIFLKFSFAMEELILNMYSGGFKSNIKSTPEKRVSNHLAKFSLKGLAVKGRILSDQSIVASVLLVNCLLDDMRRDREGKLNRLIERSAIEDTSSQTSIDSTAPPRSMIDVTYQQTGNDIFADVRVFSFTLILNVEYLMKIAEFFSNPADKATAALGRKTAAKNTAITTSQKSAMIKAPQAVENKSVQMTLNFKVEQPDIILVENMDSMDTQAMILNSEIIVKLRINGDHQVINGSIRDLQLYTCNYNPARRAETKGNVLHPVTISLAGSTPEGKGLHVELLVEQVVLRVSPACIELLNRVLITMSKSPASENSGEEEQFTFQSLWDQKCFQDNEFWFLKGDDAIDASKDLFCEQNSTKPALQELCIISMPSIVVTMEAGVANKTLPFLLFETSLRGRAKNWSSQLGVDASLTLLMGYYNSRLALWEPLIEPVEKRHGERSVFEPWELKLELSMNEPDDTLNFTSPISEKGEEVDVLSNQPPVMSVDVTSEKSLELTVTKSCLEVLSNLGKAFASAMKSEKMVSTDVLAPYRVLNELGEDITLLLEESSFKIAEGGSLEDINKSAAVPLVLKTTQLATIQLGKELIRNEQETNHFLHVRVDKTNCQLSLPVIRADKRFFMLNYAKDGNNWGLISDVKVSEGVTSVTIRSILQVHNHFSIPLDVYYMTARGNELELIGAVEPNATLNLPLKAVYTPTSELFFGVSGYCVTTLPYIWRELQTNMSMVKVLQCPVVQENAESGKSPFLVKAVGEMLQVYYENTTRHTMASTCYNIHLRPAAIFKNFLPLPIIVCVDELAEEVEVKVGDTLQLPNVNPGKSVLVIRLPDYLEKEWSCRKETELTPEEFQVWTFDSYDSSIKMSLDLGMHTIDKEGSFIYSLYCPFWMLNKTGLMIGYRSSDENLNVLHHPADFPGPILFSFNPRNFFGKKKASIRVESGEWSDKFSLDVAGSSGVVQCKTGDQIYQIGVHNQLTYNNLTKQVTFTPYFVIINDAPYAIECQESDRPADHWTTVQPKSCSALWPKSEMSDKLLKLRIAGTHEISAPFLYTESQTTLLKLNNKYGGVNVDIQINEGATYISFAAYTLGCAPALIINHTSQDFKFWEKELIQIRTIKPKSLILYTWENPSGPRKLVWEKGQKIEIENDLRKDGCGNFHVDEKEVFWSSFLDGMQRVLLFTECRNLAESATNVFEIIQQEITVSLHGFGLSLVNNLTRQEIVYIGIASSGVIWETCKLNRKRYKPLATKESTHIENAFQHYLAQRANSDTSLSGPVLIDNKIEVDFDLQQMYKPKKRNIRRTFQTGVWINMKTSPSQLQLHAKINRVQIDNQMYDCIFPVVLAPVPPPKSVAADSGIKPFVEVSIVQLLVKNSQIRQFKYFKVLVQEFHIKVDLGFVNAVVDMMQQSENSDDEDRQLFIKDVHLVEEPLYLHASSQALQGQKSFYDLLHFSPLKIHVSFSMAAGTSAGQSASTPNFLNVLLQGVGVTLTDLQDVIFKLSFFERDYIFLNQKQLVNEATNHYVGQLIKQLYVLVLGLDVIGNPYGLVIGITKGVEDLFYEPFQGAIQGPSEFAEGLALGVRSLFGHTVGGVMGAATRITGAMGKGIAALTFDDDFQRKRRDQMNKKPATVHEGIARSGKGLVMGVFDGVTGVFTKPVSGAKEQGVEGFFKGLGKGAVGLVTRPAAGLVDFASGSLDVVKRVTEVGEDTLKLRPPRFLQADGLVRPYNSIEAEGNKLLSELSKGKYAATDVYVYHRVIIEKKEIVLLTDKRLAYMIHNDLFGGWQIDWSYTWSELMHPAKVSPKGVTLTTSEGKKKKLFGSNDTMKTIIIADPAVRDELCKKIEELRSA